One stretch of Bosea vaviloviae DNA includes these proteins:
- a CDS encoding AbrB family transcriptional regulator, with protein MALVLGGVGGWLFVQGRLPLPWMLGSMVVCTIAALLRLPVAAPAVIRPPMTMVIGVMLGAGFKPEVIGQIPNWLPTIAGLVLFMCACGFACVGYFRKFAGFDPVTAFFAGMPGGLVEMVTVGEEKGGDARIIALIHSARILLVVMTLPFIVQWIGGVPLGGTRVAGPSFQQTPLLAEASLLACGLAGIVVGHWLRLPAKFLLGPMLVSAAVHLAGLSNAVPPFEIVNGAQLVLGVTIGCRFVGTPPRIILRVLMLSVGSTVLLLVLTLSFAWLVALVSVHGHVPLILAYSPGGLAEMSLIALALHTEVAFVAAHHIIRVFLVMVCAGPLFGVIIGKPKTAVGRVANGE; from the coding sequence TTGGCGTTGGTCCTTGGCGGTGTCGGCGGCTGGCTCTTCGTGCAGGGGCGGTTGCCGTTGCCCTGGATGCTGGGCTCGATGGTGGTCTGCACGATCGCGGCGCTGCTGCGCCTGCCCGTCGCCGCGCCGGCGGTGATCCGCCCGCCGATGACGATGGTGATCGGCGTCATGCTCGGCGCCGGCTTCAAGCCGGAGGTGATCGGCCAGATCCCCAACTGGCTGCCGACCATCGCCGGCCTCGTCCTGTTCATGTGCGCCTGCGGTTTCGCCTGCGTCGGCTATTTCCGCAAATTCGCGGGGTTCGACCCGGTCACCGCCTTCTTCGCCGGCATGCCGGGCGGCCTGGTCGAGATGGTCACGGTCGGCGAGGAAAAGGGCGGCGATGCCCGCATCATCGCGCTGATCCATTCCGCCCGCATCCTGCTGGTGGTGATGACGCTGCCCTTCATCGTGCAGTGGATCGGCGGCGTTCCGCTCGGCGGCACGCGGGTTGCCGGGCCGTCATTCCAGCAGACGCCGCTTCTCGCCGAGGCCAGCTTGCTGGCCTGCGGGCTGGCCGGCATCGTCGTCGGGCATTGGCTGAGGCTGCCAGCGAAATTCCTGCTCGGGCCGATGCTGGTCAGCGCCGCAGTGCATCTGGCGGGGCTGAGCAACGCGGTTCCGCCTTTCGAGATCGTCAATGGCGCGCAGCTCGTGCTCGGCGTCACCATCGGCTGCCGTTTCGTCGGCACGCCGCCGCGCATCATCCTGCGCGTGCTCATGCTCTCGGTCGGCTCGACGGTGCTCCTGCTGGTGTTGACCTTGAGCTTCGCCTGGCTGGTCGCGCTGGTCTCGGTCCACGGCCATGTGCCGTTGATCCTGGCCTATTCGCCGGGCGGCCTCGCCGAGATGAGCCTGATCGCGCTGGCGCTGCACACCGAGGTCGCCTTCGTGGCGGCCCACCACATCATCCGCGTCTTCCTGGTGATGGTCTGCGCCGGCCCGCTCTTCGGCGTCATCATCGGCAAGCCAAAAACGGCTGTTGGGCGAGTGGCGAATGGCGAATAG
- a CDS encoding DMT family transporter — protein sequence MSEERLTGRQGRSGFDDDAVDASFRPLHADEPPPPEAVPPIVLSSISEIAAPAPRGWIARLRYDVASRWLTASPNLRGSVYMLSSLLVYAVMVGAMKHVGTAIPLIEILMIRQIIMSLVIVAIAGSALPLLMRTTRPGLQVTRGLITLVSMLCGFSAVIHIPLAQATAIGFSQVFFVTIAAVLVLKEKVDSRRWTATIIGFAGVMIMLDPSANGLNIYALASVAGALFGAGVTVSVRMLAATERTETILLYQGVVLMAVLAVPCWWFWIQPSPEQWFWLVVLSLFGTAGQWLLTRAYQVGEAAALAPLDFTRLILSCFTGFVFFAEIPALTTGIGAAIVIGATLYTIRKNARPVIAPSPGP from the coding sequence ATGAGCGAAGAGCGACTAACCGGGCGGCAGGGCCGTTCGGGTTTCGATGACGACGCCGTTGACGCCTCGTTCCGTCCGTTGCATGCCGACGAGCCGCCGCCTCCGGAGGCCGTTCCGCCCATCGTCCTCAGCTCGATATCCGAAATCGCGGCGCCCGCGCCGCGTGGCTGGATCGCGCGGCTGCGATATGACGTCGCCAGTCGCTGGCTCACTGCGAGCCCCAATCTGCGCGGCTCGGTCTACATGCTGTCGTCGCTCCTGGTTTACGCCGTCATGGTCGGCGCGATGAAGCATGTCGGGACCGCGATCCCGCTGATCGAGATCCTGATGATCCGCCAGATCATCATGAGCCTCGTCATCGTCGCGATCGCGGGCTCGGCGCTGCCGCTGCTGATGCGAACGACACGCCCGGGGCTTCAGGTCACGCGCGGCCTCATCACGCTCGTCTCGATGCTGTGCGGCTTCTCGGCAGTCATCCATATTCCGCTGGCACAGGCGACCGCGATCGGCTTCAGCCAGGTCTTCTTCGTCACCATCGCTGCCGTGCTCGTGCTGAAGGAAAAGGTGGATTCGCGGCGCTGGACCGCCACCATCATCGGCTTCGCTGGCGTGATGATCATGCTCGATCCTTCCGCGAACGGGCTCAACATCTATGCCTTGGCCTCTGTCGCCGGCGCGCTGTTCGGCGCCGGCGTCACCGTCAGTGTGCGCATGCTGGCGGCGACCGAGCGCACCGAGACCATCCTGCTCTATCAGGGCGTCGTGCTGATGGCGGTGCTCGCTGTGCCGTGCTGGTGGTTCTGGATACAGCCGAGCCCGGAGCAATGGTTCTGGCTCGTCGTGCTCAGCCTGTTCGGCACTGCGGGACAATGGCTGCTCACGCGGGCCTATCAGGTCGGCGAGGCGGCCGCGCTCGCGCCGCTCGACTTCACCCGGCTGATCTTGTCCTGCTTCACCGGCTTCGTGTTCTTCGCCGAAATCCCGGCATTGACCACCGGGATCGGCGCCGCCATCGTCATCGGCGCAACGCTCTACACCATCCGCAAGAATGCCCGGCCGGTAATCGCTCCCAGCCCGGGCCCTTGA
- a CDS encoding acetamidase/formamidase family protein, whose amino-acid sequence MTHHLLEAGLSTCHWGFFDAALKPVLTIASGDSVTIRTVTGPAEAQPKSGFHVLPEIHEIHAKADRSVPGHILTGPVAVKGAKPGQVLEVRIREVTLRTDWGYTMIKPLAGTLPDEFDTHKLIHIGLDAKTNLAHLPWGMELPLAPFFGVMGTAPPAHWGRLTSLIPRAFGGNLDNKELVAGSTLYLPVFVEGGLFSCGDGHGAQGDGEVCVTAIETALEGTFEFILREDLSFATPRAETPTHHITMGIDPDLDICAQKALREMIALIVGRTKLAREEAYMLCSLAADLRVTQTVNGSKGVHCMLAKNLVA is encoded by the coding sequence GTGACCCATCACCTGCTCGAGGCCGGCCTTTCGACCTGCCATTGGGGCTTCTTCGACGCCGCGCTCAAGCCTGTGCTGACGATTGCGAGTGGCGACAGCGTCACGATCCGCACCGTCACCGGTCCGGCCGAGGCGCAGCCGAAATCCGGCTTCCATGTGCTGCCCGAGATCCACGAAATCCATGCCAAGGCCGACCGTTCGGTGCCCGGCCATATCCTGACCGGCCCGGTCGCGGTGAAGGGCGCCAAGCCCGGCCAGGTGCTGGAGGTGCGCATCCGCGAGGTGACGCTGCGTACCGACTGGGGCTACACCATGATCAAGCCGCTCGCGGGCACGCTGCCCGACGAGTTCGACACGCATAAATTGATCCATATCGGGCTCGATGCGAAAACCAATCTGGCGCATCTGCCCTGGGGCATGGAGCTGCCGCTGGCGCCCTTCTTCGGCGTGATGGGCACGGCGCCTCCAGCGCATTGGGGCCGGTTGACCTCGCTCATACCGCGCGCCTTCGGCGGCAATCTCGACAATAAGGAGCTGGTCGCGGGCTCGACGCTCTATCTGCCGGTTTTCGTCGAGGGCGGGCTGTTCTCCTGCGGCGACGGCCATGGCGCGCAGGGCGATGGCGAGGTCTGCGTCACCGCGATCGAGACCGCGCTTGAAGGCACCTTCGAATTCATCCTGCGCGAGGACCTGTCCTTCGCGACGCCCAGGGCGGAGACGCCGACCCACCACATCACCATGGGCATCGATCCCGACCTGGACATCTGCGCCCAGAAGGCGCTGCGCGAGATGATCGCGCTGATCGTCGGGCGGACGAAACTTGCGCGCGAGGAGGCCTATATGCTGTGCAGCCTCGCCGCCGATCTGCGCGTGACCCAGACGGTCAACGGCTCCAAGGGCGTGCATTGCATGCTGGCCAAGAACTTGGTGGCGTGA
- a CDS encoding winged helix-turn-helix transcriptional regulator has translation MSDAPRSGCPINLTLEVVGDAWSLLVLRDMMFGNRRHFRELLLQSEEGISSNILADRLKTLLEQGILTRADDVTHKQKLTYSLTEKGIQLLPVLAQMSGWGLKFLPVSEELSIRAELLAQGGPALWEEFMDELRESHLGTINPARTQPGWISVGSRLRAAYEAVLARKATEAQRAAG, from the coding sequence GTGAGCGACGCCCCGCGATCAGGCTGTCCGATCAACCTCACGCTCGAGGTGGTCGGCGACGCCTGGAGCCTGCTCGTGCTGCGCGACATGATGTTCGGCAATCGCCGGCATTTCCGCGAATTGCTGCTGCAATCGGAGGAGGGCATCTCCTCCAATATCCTGGCCGACCGATTGAAGACCTTGCTGGAGCAAGGCATCCTGACGCGGGCCGACGACGTCACGCATAAGCAGAAGCTGACCTACAGCCTGACCGAAAAGGGCATCCAATTGCTGCCGGTGCTGGCGCAGATGTCGGGCTGGGGGTTGAAATTCCTGCCGGTGAGCGAGGAGCTCTCGATCCGCGCGGAATTGCTCGCGCAAGGCGGACCGGCGCTCTGGGAGGAGTTCATGGACGAATTGCGCGAGAGCCATCTCGGCACCATCAATCCGGCGCGCACGCAACCCGGCTGGATCAGCGTCGGATCGCGGCTGCGGGCGGCCTATGAGGCGGTCCTGGCGCGCAAGGCGACCGAGGCGCAACGCGCCGCAGGCTGA
- a CDS encoding glutathione S-transferase family protein, giving the protein MSLMLHFHPLSSFCQKVLIALYESGTPFTPKLVDLSDANQRAAFLTLWPIGKFPVLEDLDKGRVVPESSLIIEFLDQNYPGRNYPGASPFIPHEPAAALEVRHWDRFFDLNVNEPVQKIVGDRLRPDGQHDPAGVAHARGRLKTACGMLETALVDRRWAAGAAFSMADCAAAPALFYADKVMPFGADYPVTSAYVERLRARPSYARVLAEAQPYLAMFPQARD; this is encoded by the coding sequence ATGTCCCTCATGCTGCATTTCCACCCGCTGTCGAGCTTCTGCCAGAAGGTACTGATCGCCTTGTACGAAAGCGGGACGCCATTCACGCCGAAGCTCGTCGATCTGTCGGACGCCAACCAGCGCGCCGCCTTCCTTACGCTTTGGCCGATCGGCAAATTCCCGGTGCTGGAGGATTTGGATAAGGGCCGGGTCGTGCCGGAATCGAGCCTGATCATCGAATTTCTCGATCAGAATTATCCAGGCCGGAATTATCCCGGCGCTTCGCCCTTCATTCCGCATGAACCTGCGGCCGCATTGGAGGTGCGCCACTGGGACCGCTTCTTCGACCTCAACGTCAATGAACCCGTGCAGAAGATCGTCGGCGATCGCCTTCGGCCTGACGGCCAGCACGATCCTGCGGGCGTGGCGCATGCGCGCGGGCGCCTGAAGACGGCCTGCGGCATGCTGGAGACGGCGTTAGTGGACCGACGCTGGGCTGCCGGCGCGGCATTCTCGATGGCCGATTGTGCGGCGGCGCCTGCCCTGTTCTATGCCGACAAGGTCATGCCCTTCGGGGCGGACTACCCGGTCACATCAGCCTATGTCGAGCGCCTGCGCGCCCGGCCATCCTATGCCCGCGTGCTGGCGGAAGCGCAGCCCTATCTGGCGATGTTCCCGCAGGCCCGGGACTAA
- a CDS encoding GMP reductase, whose translation MRIENDPKLDFRDVLIRPKRSTLGSRAHVDVNRTFRFAHTGTEWSGFPLIAANMDVVGTMAMARALLKHGAMVALHKHYGADELIAFFKEPESANAFYSLGTTASDHDKLKAVHAKAPISKICLDVANGYTEKFVDTVKATRAAFPDAAIMAGNVVTGDMTEALILAGADIVKVGIGPGSVCTTRKMTGVGYPQLSAIIECADAAHGLKGLVCGDGGCTVPGDLAKAYGAGADFVMLGGMLAGHDECEGEIRYEERDGESVAVGMTFYGMSSDTAMKRYAGGVATYRASEGKTVEVPYRGPVEGTMSELMGGVRSAMTYIGAVRLKEMPKRTTFIMVGSQLNTVFGG comes from the coding sequence ATGCGCATCGAGAACGATCCAAAACTCGACTTCCGCGACGTGCTGATCAGGCCCAAGCGCTCGACGCTGGGCAGCCGCGCCCATGTCGACGTCAACCGAACTTTCCGTTTCGCCCATACCGGCACGGAATGGAGCGGTTTTCCGCTGATCGCTGCGAATATGGACGTGGTCGGCACCATGGCGATGGCCCGCGCCCTGCTGAAGCATGGCGCCATGGTCGCCCTGCACAAGCATTACGGCGCCGACGAGCTGATCGCCTTCTTCAAGGAGCCCGAATCGGCCAACGCCTTCTATTCGCTGGGCACCACCGCGAGCGACCATGACAAGCTCAAGGCCGTCCATGCGAAGGCGCCGATCAGCAAGATCTGCCTCGATGTCGCCAATGGCTACACCGAGAAATTCGTCGATACGGTCAAGGCGACGCGCGCCGCCTTTCCCGATGCCGCGATCATGGCCGGCAATGTCGTCACCGGCGACATGACGGAAGCGCTGATCCTGGCCGGCGCCGACATCGTCAAGGTCGGCATCGGGCCGGGCTCGGTCTGCACCACGCGCAAGATGACCGGCGTCGGCTATCCGCAGCTTTCGGCCATCATCGAATGCGCCGATGCGGCGCATGGGCTCAAAGGTCTGGTCTGTGGCGATGGCGGCTGCACCGTGCCGGGCGACCTCGCCAAGGCCTATGGCGCCGGCGCCGATTTCGTCATGCTGGGCGGCATGCTCGCCGGCCATGACGAATGCGAGGGCGAGATCCGCTATGAGGAGCGCGATGGCGAGAGCGTCGCCGTCGGCATGACCTTCTACGGCATGTCCTCGGACACGGCGATGAAGCGCTATGCCGGCGGCGTCGCCACTTATCGCGCCTCGGAAGGCAAGACCGTCGAGGTGCCCTATCGCGGCCCGGTCGAAGGCACGATGTCGGAATTGATGGGCGGGGTGCGCTCGGCGATGACCTATATCGGCGCGGTCAGGCTGAAGGAAATGCCCAAGCGCACCACCTTCATCATGGTAGGCAGCCAATTGAACACGGTGTTCGGGGGGTGA
- the rsgA gene encoding ribosome small subunit-dependent GTPase A, whose translation MTQGDTASAPLSLAALGWTDFFADQCEPDDACLQPARIDTVHRARMSAITPDGPIRLKLPVHTNTGDFTVGDWVLVEPGTHLLRRRLERATVLARRTEGSMTPQLAGANIDTLFIVTSCNADFNVARLERYLALANESGADPVILLTKADLVPDVQPYLDQAAALQRGLAVATVNPRSPDAAAALAPWCGEGRTLALVGSSGVGKSTLVNALAGLIEGEPQQTGDIRAHDAKGRHTTTSRSLHAIAGGGWVIDTPGMRTLHVSDAASGLETLFAEITELSPLCRFRDCTHEHEPGCAVQEAVAKGAIDPERLARWRKLDLENRAKTPEVKGPRGKRR comes from the coding sequence GTGACGCAAGGCGACACTGCCTCCGCACCATTGTCACTTGCGGCGTTGGGCTGGACGGATTTCTTTGCAGATCAATGCGAACCGGATGACGCCTGCCTCCAGCCAGCGCGCATCGACACTGTGCATCGCGCCCGCATGAGCGCAATCACACCCGATGGGCCGATCAGGCTCAAGCTGCCGGTCCATACCAATACGGGCGACTTCACGGTGGGCGACTGGGTTCTGGTGGAGCCCGGCACGCATCTGCTACGGCGCCGGCTGGAGCGCGCGACGGTATTGGCGCGGCGCACCGAGGGCAGCATGACGCCGCAGCTTGCCGGGGCCAATATCGACACGCTGTTCATCGTCACCTCCTGCAATGCTGATTTCAACGTCGCGCGCCTGGAGCGCTATCTTGCGCTGGCCAATGAGAGCGGAGCCGATCCCGTCATCCTGCTGACCAAGGCCGATCTCGTGCCGGACGTGCAGCCCTATCTCGACCAGGCCGCCGCCCTGCAACGCGGGCTGGCTGTTGCAACCGTCAATCCACGCAGCCCTGACGCAGCGGCTGCGCTCGCGCCCTGGTGTGGCGAGGGCCGCACCCTCGCGCTGGTCGGTTCGTCCGGCGTCGGCAAATCGACGCTTGTGAACGCGCTTGCCGGCCTCATCGAGGGCGAACCGCAGCAGACCGGCGATATCCGCGCCCACGACGCCAAGGGGCGCCACACCACGACGTCGCGCTCGCTGCATGCGATTGCCGGCGGCGGCTGGGTAATCGACACGCCGGGCATGCGCACGCTCCATGTCAGCGATGCGGCGTCTGGTCTCGAAACGCTGTTCGCCGAGATCACGGAACTAAGCCCGCTCTGCCGCTTCCGCGACTGCACTCATGAGCACGAACCCGGCTGCGCGGTTCAGGAGGCCGTGGCCAAGGGCGCGATCGACCCCGAGCGTCTGGCACGCTGGCGCAAGCTCGACCTGGAGAACAGGGCAAAGACGCCGGAGGTGAAGGGGCCGAGGGGGAAGCGGCGGTAG
- a CDS encoding IMP dehydrogenase: MPYRGPVEATMSELMGGVRSVMTYIGAVHLKEVPKRTTFIMVGSQLNTVFGS, translated from the coding sequence GTGCCCTATCGCGGGCCGGTCGAAGCCACGATGTCGGAATTGATGGGCGGGGTGCGCTCGGTGATGACCTATATCGGCGCGGTCCACCTCAAGGAGGTGCCCAAGCGCACCACCTTCATCATGGTCGGCAGCCAGCTGAACACGGTGTTCGGAAGCTGA
- a CDS encoding amino acid ABC transporter substrate-binding protein, with amino-acid sequence MKTTILAAAALAASASLASAQQLAPSPTLDAIKARGNIECGVHLGLPGFSFANDKGEWTGLDVDYCKALAAAVLGDATKVKFTPTSVQQRWPILQSGQVDLLSRNSTITFSRNATLGLNFQGINFYEGQTFIVRKKANAKTAADLDGASVCVAAGSTEEKNAADWFRERNLKVTITNFQKNDDAITAYDSGRCDAYTAGVGALAGQRVKLKVPDEHIILTQPISNDPQGPVTRWGDERWQLIVRWVLNGTIAAEALGITSANVDEMKANSKNTEVRRLLGAEGGFGAMLGLPDDWMYKVIKQVGNYGESFERTVGMGSTLKLERGQNQLWTKGGLLFTPPFQ; translated from the coding sequence ATGAAGACGACAATTTTGGCCGCGGCGGCCCTCGCCGCCAGCGCCTCGCTGGCGAGCGCGCAGCAACTCGCGCCGAGCCCGACGCTCGATGCGATCAAGGCGCGTGGCAACATCGAATGCGGCGTGCATCTCGGCCTGCCCGGCTTCTCCTTCGCCAATGACAAGGGCGAGTGGACCGGCCTCGATGTCGATTACTGTAAGGCGCTGGCGGCCGCCGTGCTCGGCGACGCGACCAAGGTCAAGTTCACCCCGACCTCGGTGCAGCAGCGCTGGCCGATCCTGCAATCGGGCCAGGTCGACCTGCTCTCGCGCAACTCGACCATCACCTTCTCGCGCAATGCGACGCTCGGCCTCAACTTCCAGGGCATCAATTTCTATGAAGGCCAGACCTTCATCGTCCGCAAGAAGGCCAACGCCAAGACGGCGGCCGATCTCGACGGCGCCTCGGTCTGCGTCGCCGCTGGCTCGACCGAGGAGAAGAACGCGGCCGACTGGTTCCGCGAGCGCAACCTCAAGGTCACCATCACCAATTTCCAGAAGAACGACGACGCCATCACCGCCTATGATTCCGGCCGCTGCGACGCCTATACCGCCGGCGTCGGCGCGCTCGCCGGCCAGCGCGTCAAGCTCAAGGTGCCCGACGAGCACATCATCCTGACCCAGCCGATCTCGAACGATCCGCAGGGGCCGGTGACGCGCTGGGGCGACGAGCGCTGGCAGTTGATCGTGCGCTGGGTGCTGAACGGCACCATCGCCGCCGAGGCGCTCGGCATCACCTCCGCCAATGTCGACGAGATGAAGGCCAATTCCAAGAACACCGAAGTCCGCCGCCTGCTCGGCGCGGAAGGCGGCTTCGGCGCGATGCTCGGGCTGCCCGACGACTGGATGTACAAGGTCATCAAGCAGGTCGGGAATTATGGCGAGAGCTTCGAGCGCACCGTCGGCATGGGCTCGACGCTGAAGCTGGAGCGCGGCCAGAACCAGCTCTGGACCAAGGGCGGCCTGCTCTTCACCCCGCCGTTCCAGTGA
- a CDS encoding amino acid ABC transporter permease encodes MTKALALINDKRVRDWIYQLALVAGLVVLTIYFVRNASQNMVKAGIASGFDFLWRTSGIDVPFVLTSYTQADNILSLFWAGVANTMLVTVIAIVLATLLGFVLGIARLSSHWLLSTLAGAYIEFVRNIPLLFFVLFWYFGVIAALPAPLDSLSVFGIAFLNNRGLTIPLPDAPANFRWAVAAILLAWLAQWLVAFWARRRKERTGRDAPVLAIGLVLVILVPILAITWASLATRWDIPILRGFNYRGGFVVIPEFVALLAALVTYTAGFIAEIVRGGIQAVPHGQTEAASALGLRRGQILRFVTIPQALRVMMPPMTNQYLNVLKNSSFGAAIAYPDVVSLFMGSALNNTGQAIEIIAMTLAVYLVIGLAVSALMNWYNARIALVTR; translated from the coding sequence TTGACCAAAGCCCTCGCCCTCATCAACGACAAGCGCGTGCGCGACTGGATTTACCAGCTCGCGCTTGTCGCCGGCCTTGTCGTCCTGACCATCTATTTCGTGCGCAACGCCTCGCAGAACATGGTCAAGGCCGGCATCGCCTCGGGCTTCGATTTCCTCTGGCGCACCTCGGGCATCGACGTCCCCTTCGTGCTGACGAGCTATACCCAGGCCGACAACATCCTAAGCCTGTTCTGGGCTGGCGTCGCCAACACCATGCTGGTCACGGTGATCGCGATCGTGCTGGCGACGCTGCTTGGCTTCGTGCTCGGCATCGCAAGGCTGTCCTCGCATTGGCTGCTCTCGACGCTGGCTGGGGCCTATATCGAGTTCGTCCGCAACATCCCGCTGCTGTTCTTCGTGCTGTTCTGGTATTTCGGCGTGATCGCGGCCTTGCCGGCGCCGCTCGACAGCCTGAGCGTCTTCGGTATCGCCTTCCTCAACAATCGCGGGCTGACGATCCCGCTGCCCGATGCGCCCGCCAATTTCCGCTGGGCTGTGGCTGCGATCCTGCTGGCCTGGCTGGCGCAGTGGCTGGTCGCGTTCTGGGCGCGCAGGCGCAAGGAGCGCACCGGCCGAGATGCGCCCGTGCTCGCCATCGGCCTCGTGCTGGTCATCCTGGTCCCGATCCTCGCCATAACCTGGGCCAGCCTCGCGACACGCTGGGACATCCCCATCCTGCGCGGCTTCAACTATCGCGGCGGCTTCGTCGTGATCCCGGAATTCGTCGCGCTGCTGGCGGCTCTGGTGACCTATACCGCAGGCTTCATCGCCGAGATCGTGCGCGGCGGCATCCAGGCCGTGCCGCATGGCCAGACCGAAGCCGCCTCGGCGCTTGGTCTGCGACGCGGGCAGATCCTGCGCTTCGTCACCATTCCCCAGGCGCTGCGGGTGATGATGCCGCCGATGACGAACCAGTATCTCAATGTGCTGAAGAACTCCTCCTTCGGAGCGGCGATCGCCTATCCCGACGTGGTCAGCCTGTTCATGGGCTCGGCGCTGAACAACACCGGTCAGGCGATCGAGATCATCGCCATGACGCTGGCGGTCTATCTCGTCATCGGGCTCGCCGTCTCGGCCCTGATGAACTGGTACAACGCCCGGATCGCGCTGGTGACGCGATGA
- a CDS encoding amino acid ABC transporter permease, with product MSEATLPLWRKRLFGTPATAVGTLVIAFCIAWIAVPFLRWALIDANWSGTSRNDCTAGGACWVFIRARFGQFMYGLYPADQRWRVDLTGILFLLCVVAIVFAPKRLQLRLGLFSLVILPPLGIWLLAGGFGLRPVETREWGGLMLTLFISVYSSLIAIPLGILFALGRQSELKVIRLVSILFIEFWRGVPIIAVIFLASLLLPLILPSGVGIDRLARAVIGLGLVIAAYMAEAVRGGLQALPSGQREAATALGLTYWKATGLIILPQALRISLPAMTNEFIALVKNTTLVLVVSILDLLGIAQASLADPNWVGMNMEAYFFSGGIYWLICYGLSRWSRALERSGRQRQR from the coding sequence ATGAGTGAAGCCACCCTCCCGCTCTGGCGCAAGCGCCTGTTCGGCACGCCCGCGACGGCTGTCGGCACGCTCGTCATCGCGTTCTGCATCGCCTGGATCGCGGTGCCGTTCCTGCGCTGGGCCTTGATCGATGCGAATTGGTCGGGCACGTCGCGCAACGACTGCACGGCCGGCGGCGCCTGCTGGGTCTTCATCCGCGCCCGCTTCGGCCAGTTCATGTACGGGCTCTACCCGGCCGACCAGCGCTGGCGTGTCGATTTGACCGGCATCCTGTTCCTGCTCTGCGTCGTGGCGATCGTCTTCGCGCCGAAGCGCCTGCAATTGCGGCTGGGCCTGTTCTCTCTCGTCATTCTGCCGCCGCTCGGCATCTGGCTCCTGGCCGGAGGTTTTGGCCTCAGGCCGGTCGAGACGCGCGAATGGGGCGGGCTGATGCTCACCCTGTTCATCTCGGTCTATTCCAGCCTGATCGCGATCCCGCTCGGCATTCTGTTCGCGCTCGGGCGGCAATCCGAGCTCAAGGTCATCCGCCTCGTCAGCATTCTGTTCATCGAATTCTGGCGCGGCGTGCCGATCATCGCGGTGATCTTCCTCGCCTCGCTCTTGCTGCCACTGATCCTGCCCAGCGGCGTCGGCATCGACAGGCTGGCGCGCGCCGTGATCGGGCTCGGCCTCGTCATCGCGGCCTATATGGCGGAAGCCGTGCGCGGTGGCCTGCAGGCGCTGCCCTCGGGCCAGCGCGAGGCGGCGACCGCGCTCGGCCTGACCTATTGGAAGGCGACCGGGCTGATCATCCTGCCCCAGGCGCTGCGCATCTCGCTGCCGGCGATGACGAACGAGTTCATCGCGCTGGTGAAGAACACCACGCTGGTGCTGGTGGTCTCGATCCTCGACCTGCTCGGCATCGCCCAGGCCTCGCTTGCCGACCCGAACTGGGTCGGCATGAACATGGAGGCCTATTTCTTCTCCGGCGGGATCTACTGGCTGATCTGCTACGGCCTGTCGCGCTGGAGCCGGGCGCTGGAACGCAGCGGCCGCCAGAGGCAGCGCTGA